A genomic stretch from Physeter macrocephalus isolate SW-GA chromosome 12, ASM283717v5, whole genome shotgun sequence includes:
- the LOC112066518 gene encoding NADH dehydrogenase [ubiquinone] 1 alpha subcomplex subunit 9, mitochondrial-like, with translation MAAAVHPRVVRALPMSRSSVTTIATSVFHGPPQRQLHHALIPHGKGGPSSGSGIVATVFGATGFLGRYVVNHLGRMGSQVIVPYRCEPYDTMHLRPMGDLGQIIFLEWNGRDKDSIRRAVEHSNVVINLVGREWETKNFDCEDVFVKIPQAIAQVSKEAGVEKFIHVSHLNADIKSSSKYLRNKAAGEKEVRDTFPEATIIKPSDIFGREDRFLNYFASIRWFGGVPLTSLGKKTVKQPVYVSTLDKGAFSEFKSQVSFGSKQEKS, from the exons ATGGCGGCCGCCGTTCACCCCCGAGTTGTCAGGGCCCTGCCAATGTCAC GTTCTTCTGTTACTACAATAGCCACATCTGTGTTTCATGGCCCACCGCAGCGCCAGCTTCATCATGCACTCATACCTCATGGGAAAGGTGGGCCTTCCTCAGGCAGTGGGATTGTGGCCACCGTGTTTGGAGCAACAGGATTCCTGGGCCGCTATGTTGTCAACCACCTTG GTCGCATGGGGTCACAAGTGATCGTCCCCTACCGGTGTGAGCCATATGATACCATGCACCTTCGCCCGATGGGTGACCTGGGCCAGATTATCTTTCTG GAATGGAACGGGAGAGACAAAGACTCGATCCGAAGAGCTGTGGAGCACAGCAACGTGGTCATCAATCTCGTTGGGCGGGAATGGGAAACCAA aaacttTGATTGTGAGGATGTTTTTGTAAAGATTCCCCAAGCAATCGCTCAAGTGTCCAAGGAAGCTGGAGTTGAAAAATTTATTCACGTTTCTCATCTGAATGCCGATATTAAAAGCTCTTCTAAATATCTGAGAAATAAG GCTGCTGGAGAGAAAGAAGTGAGAGACACATTTCCGGAAGCTACCATCATAAAGCCATCGGACATCTTTGGAAGAGAGGATAGATTCCTCAATTATTTTGCAA GTATTCGATGGTTCGGTGGTGTCCCTCTTACTTCCTTGGGCAAGAAGACAGTGAAACAACCAGTATATGTAAGTACCCTGGATAAAGGAGCTTTTTCTGAATTCAAGAGTCAG GTCTCTTTTGGTTCCAAACAAGAGAAGTCTTGA